A portion of the Luteitalea sp. genome contains these proteins:
- a CDS encoding EamA family transporter, protein MPSSPSRTLVALSFFAIYVIWGSTYLAIRFAVETVPPLTTAAMRHSIAGLLLFAWAYSRGYRPTWREWKAAAVVGFLFFLLGHGGLHWAEQTVPSGLAALIVATEPIWLAILVALPPGGTRPTGRAIAGQAIGLAGVALLMGPMSTESSSAGLLVGTLVILGGTLAWTLGIVYAARAPMPRDPLARAALPLLAGAAWLLIALTAAGEPARLAANPVSLRSALAVGYLVTFGSLVAFTAYTWLLGHFPATLVATHTYVNPVVAVWLGWALGNEAITPRVLIAGAMIVVAVVLVNAGTRIPARQQSRAPAGAEAGPA, encoded by the coding sequence ATGCCCTCGAGCCCATCCCGAACGCTCGTCGCCCTGTCCTTCTTCGCGATCTACGTGATTTGGGGGTCGACGTACCTCGCGATTCGATTTGCCGTCGAAACGGTGCCACCGCTGACGACCGCTGCGATGCGACATAGCATCGCCGGCTTGTTGCTGTTTGCGTGGGCGTATAGCCGCGGGTACCGGCCCACATGGCGCGAGTGGAAAGCAGCCGCGGTGGTCGGCTTCCTCTTCTTCCTGCTGGGCCACGGCGGCCTCCATTGGGCCGAACAGACCGTGCCCTCCGGTCTTGCGGCGCTGATTGTTGCCACCGAGCCCATCTGGCTGGCAATCCTCGTCGCCCTGCCACCGGGCGGCACGCGACCGACCGGGCGTGCGATCGCCGGCCAGGCTATTGGGCTGGCAGGCGTCGCGCTGCTGATGGGTCCGATGAGCACCGAGAGCTCGTCGGCCGGCTTACTGGTCGGCACCCTCGTGATTCTGGGCGGCACGCTCGCATGGACGCTTGGTATCGTCTACGCCGCGCGCGCGCCAATGCCGCGTGATCCGCTCGCTCGCGCAGCGCTGCCGCTCCTCGCCGGCGCGGCCTGGCTGTTGATCGCGTTGACGGCTGCAGGAGAGCCGGCCAGGCTCGCTGCGAATCCTGTGTCGCTCCGGTCCGCGCTCGCCGTGGGATACCTGGTTACGTTTGGCTCGCTCGTGGCGTTCACGGCGTACACCTGGCTGCTCGGCCACTTTCCAGCAACACTGGTCGCGACCCACACATACGTGAACCCTGTGGTGGCTGTTTGGCTCGGCTGGGCGCTTGGCAACGAGGCGATCACACCGCGTGTCCTGATCGCTGGCGCGATGATCGTCGTGGCCGTAGTGCTCGTGAACGCCGGCACCCGCATTCCCGCTCGGCAGCAGTCGCGAGCGCCCGCCGGCGCCGAAGCGGGCCCTGCCTAA
- a CDS encoding tetratricopeptide repeat protein has product MSRRQNTLALVGLTLVVVGAWLQGRSQEADSGAVSAKQEEAYRENNIGVARLEQFDAKSAVESFRKALAAAPDLVIARVNLAIAHFYVPDLTAARTEAEAAAQGAPDRPQAHYVLGLIAKSENRIDEAKAAFERVLAIDPRDVGALVNLGQLEMQQRGYDAANALFERAVEAEPYNATAAYSLAVAFMRAGRRDEGTKAMARFQKLRESGVATTFSNAYLEQGRYAEAITSTGAEPGLVDEATPAVTFVASRDALPDEAASADEVQKAPSEVGAQPGGSVTLLDLDRDGDLDLLRAERDPPGAGGSLRAYANDEGQFSDVSERVGLGTAVASIEPFAAIGGDYDNDGRVDLFLLGAGGNRLLRQSESGRFEDETKTAKVPQPAGPHVGASFVDLDHDGDLDLALIAAEPRQPGAQTGARSLLLRNNGDGTFADITEAARVGVVAGAQVVPTDVDNRRDVDLLIVGSGQPSRLFRNMRDGTFQDVASELGLPTTPTSASAAADVNKDGFTDFFFGADDEGAAARGTLSLSTGDGSFSSSKSGPNPESPGLSQFLDYDNDGLLDLLVSTAQGFRLWRNLGARWDDVSEKALPAPLRQGAEHAGSEHASFATGDLDGDGDTDLVVRGADGTITVWRNEGGNANRSVQVRLTAQVSNRSAYGAKIEMRAGSLWQKLEYVSAWPASAPADISFGLGQRTSADVVRVLWPAGILQAEIPPAPAAADDTQVVSLTELDRKPSSCPYLFTWNGDQFEFVTDFLGGGEMGYLVAPGVFNTPDPIEYVRIRGDQLRARDGRYELRVTNELEETLYLDHARLVVVTHRADEEVYPNEGMTHTPKPFRLFAVRDSRVPARALDHAGRDVIDRIARLDRRFVDRLPLEKIRGYAKLHALTLDLSPSHPLSGTSESDGQLLLLTGWTDYAFSSDNLAAHQAGLALVPPSLQVKDGRGRWQTVIDNIGIPVGRPQTVPVDLTGKWLSDNREVRIVTSMRVYWDLIRLATPVSVIENETESEPLKWEQLDPVGARLAWRGFSDEAAVTADDSQPLDFDYDRVSFLSPWKVMRGRYTREGDVRPLLQMADDKFVVARPGDEIALSFDATALAPLPEGQTRTFLLYADGFSKEMDLNSASPDLTLPLPFHDMTNYPYPAPEAYPDTPAHRRYRAEYNTRAVGRPISPIETSMARR; this is encoded by the coding sequence ATGTCACGTCGTCAAAACACGCTTGCCCTGGTTGGCCTCACCCTGGTCGTTGTCGGCGCCTGGCTTCAGGGGCGGTCGCAGGAGGCGGATAGCGGCGCTGTGTCTGCCAAGCAAGAAGAGGCCTATCGCGAGAACAATATCGGTGTCGCACGGCTGGAGCAGTTCGATGCCAAGAGCGCCGTCGAGAGCTTTCGCAAGGCGCTTGCTGCCGCACCGGATCTCGTCATCGCCCGCGTGAATCTTGCCATTGCTCATTTCTACGTTCCCGATCTGACGGCGGCGCGCACCGAGGCGGAGGCGGCGGCGCAGGGGGCACCGGATCGACCGCAGGCGCATTACGTCCTCGGTCTCATCGCGAAGTCGGAGAACCGCATAGACGAGGCGAAGGCGGCCTTCGAGCGTGTCCTCGCGATTGATCCGCGCGATGTCGGCGCGCTGGTGAACCTGGGACAGCTCGAGATGCAGCAGCGGGGGTACGACGCTGCAAACGCGCTATTCGAGCGCGCCGTCGAGGCGGAGCCCTACAACGCGACGGCGGCGTACAGCCTTGCCGTGGCGTTCATGCGTGCAGGCCGTCGTGACGAGGGCACCAAAGCCATGGCGCGGTTCCAGAAGCTGCGTGAGAGCGGCGTGGCGACCACGTTCTCCAACGCCTACCTGGAACAAGGGCGCTACGCCGAGGCCATCACGTCGACCGGAGCGGAGCCGGGGCTGGTAGACGAGGCGACGCCCGCCGTGACGTTCGTCGCTTCTCGAGATGCGCTGCCGGACGAGGCGGCGAGCGCAGACGAGGTGCAGAAAGCTCCTTCCGAAGTCGGCGCACAGCCTGGTGGAAGCGTGACGCTGCTAGATCTCGACCGCGATGGTGATCTCGACCTGCTTCGCGCGGAGCGGGATCCACCTGGCGCGGGAGGCTCGCTGAGAGCCTACGCGAATGACGAGGGCCAATTCTCGGATGTGTCGGAGCGGGTTGGCCTTGGGACAGCGGTGGCTTCGATCGAGCCCTTTGCCGCCATTGGCGGCGACTACGACAATGACGGCCGTGTCGACCTCTTCTTGCTTGGCGCCGGCGGGAACCGCCTGTTGCGGCAGAGTGAGAGCGGCCGCTTCGAGGATGAGACCAAGACCGCGAAGGTGCCACAGCCTGCGGGTCCGCACGTCGGGGCGAGCTTCGTCGATCTGGATCATGACGGCGATCTCGACCTGGCGCTCATCGCCGCGGAGCCCCGTCAGCCGGGCGCACAGACCGGGGCGCGCAGTCTGCTGTTGCGCAACAACGGCGACGGGACGTTTGCCGATATCACGGAGGCTGCGCGCGTTGGCGTTGTCGCGGGCGCACAGGTCGTGCCGACCGACGTGGACAATCGACGAGACGTGGACCTGCTGATCGTCGGATCGGGTCAGCCGTCGCGTCTCTTCAGGAACATGCGGGATGGCACGTTCCAGGACGTGGCGTCCGAGCTTGGTCTTCCCACGACCCCGACTTCGGCCTCCGCTGCCGCCGACGTCAACAAGGATGGGTTCACGGATTTCTTTTTCGGCGCAGACGATGAAGGTGCCGCCGCGCGGGGCACGCTGAGCCTGAGCACCGGTGACGGGAGCTTCAGCTCTTCCAAATCGGGCCCGAATCCAGAGTCCCCGGGTCTCTCGCAATTTCTCGATTACGACAATGACGGGCTGCTGGATCTGCTCGTGTCGACCGCGCAGGGATTTCGTCTGTGGAGGAACCTCGGTGCGCGGTGGGACGACGTTTCAGAGAAGGCACTCCCCGCGCCGCTTCGCCAAGGGGCCGAACATGCCGGGTCCGAGCATGCCAGCTTTGCAACCGGTGATCTCGATGGCGATGGAGACACGGATCTGGTCGTCCGCGGCGCCGATGGCACGATCACGGTCTGGCGCAACGAGGGTGGCAACGCGAACCGCTCCGTTCAGGTTCGCCTGACCGCGCAGGTCAGCAACCGCAGCGCGTATGGCGCGAAGATCGAGATGCGAGCCGGCTCACTGTGGCAAAAGCTCGAGTACGTGAGTGCCTGGCCCGCTTCTGCGCCGGCGGACATCAGCTTTGGCCTCGGCCAGCGGACGAGTGCCGATGTCGTCCGCGTGCTCTGGCCAGCTGGCATCTTGCAGGCAGAGATTCCTCCGGCACCGGCGGCTGCCGACGATACGCAGGTCGTCTCGCTGACGGAGCTCGACCGCAAACCCTCTTCCTGCCCCTATCTCTTCACCTGGAACGGCGACCAATTCGAGTTCGTGACCGACTTTCTCGGTGGTGGCGAGATGGGCTACCTTGTCGCGCCCGGCGTCTTCAACACTCCGGATCCGATCGAGTACGTGCGTATTCGGGGCGACCAACTGCGTGCGCGCGACGGGCGCTACGAGCTCCGCGTCACCAACGAGCTCGAGGAGACCTTGTATCTGGATCACGCGAGGCTCGTGGTCGTGACGCACCGCGCAGACGAGGAGGTGTATCCAAACGAGGGGATGACGCACACGCCAAAGCCGTTTCGGCTCTTTGCCGTGAGGGATTCCCGCGTGCCGGCGCGCGCCCTTGACCATGCCGGCCGTGACGTCATTGATCGGATCGCGCGCTTGGACCGGCGCTTCGTCGATCGGTTGCCGCTCGAGAAGATTCGCGGCTATGCCAAGCTGCACGCGTTGACGCTGGACTTGAGCCCGTCGCACCCCTTGTCCGGGACGAGCGAGTCCGACGGCCAGCTACTGCTCTTGACCGGCTGGACCGATTACGCGTTTTCGAGTGACAACCTGGCCGCCCACCAGGCTGGCCTCGCGCTCGTGCCGCCGTCTCTTCAGGTGAAGGACGGGCGCGGTCGCTGGCAGACGGTAATCGACAACATTGGCATTCCGGTGGGCCGGCCGCAGACCGTGCCTGTCGATCTCACGGGGAAATGGCTCTCCGACAACCGCGAGGTGCGCATCGTCACGTCGATGCGCGTGTATTGGGATCTCATCCGACTGGCGACGCCGGTGTCAGTGATCGAGAACGAGACGGAGAGCGAGCCACTGAAGTGGGAGCAGCTCGATCCTGTCGGAGCCCGTCTGGCGTGGCGCGGCTTTTCCGACGAAGCTGCGGTGACAGCGGACGACAGCCAGCCGCTGGACTTCGATTACGACCGGGTGAGCTTCCTCTCGCCGTGGAAGGTGATGCGAGGACGCTATACGCGTGAAGGAGATGTTCGCCCGTTGCTCCAGATGGCAGACGACAAGTTCGTGGTCGCTCGACCAGGCGACGAGATTGCGCTCTCATTCGACGCCACCGCTCTGGCACCTCTCCCGGAAGGTCAGACGCGAACGTTCCTCCTCTACGCGGACGGCTTCAGCAAGGAGATGGATCTGAACTCCGCCAGCCCGGATCTCACCCTGCCCTTGCCGTTCCACGACATGACCAACTATCCGTACCCGGCGCCGGAAGCCTACCCGGACACGCCTGCGCACAGGCGCTATCGCGCCGAATACAACACGCGGGCGGTCGGCCGACCTATCTCTCCGATCGAGACCAGCATGGCACGTCGGTAG
- a CDS encoding tetratricopeptide repeat protein, protein MPAHWLVAGFLLLLANSAYLAAYAEATAFYFVNVVLHPVGGMALAIATAWAVTRRRIRVPALLAVGLMLLAAGLVLGLLVAWLGATRPYYWLLYNHILLSVSGSVVVLVHLTLAARLLVAPERRWLLGAIGVVLLFGVAASARLARHDATRRTIHRIANPKTVPASMTDEGAGPTSPFWPSSANTNVDGIIPANFFLTSQECGRCHEDVYEQWSSSAHHFSSFNNQWYRKSIEYMQDVIGTKPSRWCAGCHDHAMFFNGRFDRPAVEQIDTPEAQAGLGCTSCHAMTHVKSSMGQGDFIVEYPPLHDLATSDNAFLRWTHDKLLELDPQPHRETFLKPFHTEQTPEFCSTCHKVHLDLPVNNYRWFRGFNDYDNWQASGVSGQGARSFYYPPEPQTCRDCHMPLVDSDDPAATDGKVRSHRFPGANTALPYVNRDDEQLKVVQDFLRNGQITVDIFGFARTDETADAAPVSAPREEPEIASTFAVGEESANFGASQAFIAPPVEVVGPLGHVDASVKRGESVRLEVVVRTRGVGHFFPGGTVDAFDVWVELEARDETGRKIFHSGQIEDGGKGPVEPGAHFYRSLLLDGQGNPINKRNAWMARSVAYVRLIPPGAADTLHYRLRIPPDAGERIFITAKVNYRKFMWWNTQWAFAGIRDPTHRDYALAPSHDSGRWVFSGDTSDVSGKIKEIPDLPVTVMAEQQAELRVLPASVPLPDQSPYLHASVRERWNDYGIGLLLQGDLKGAEAAFLKVTETDPGYADGWVNVARARIQEGNLEGAGAMLRKALTVDENLAAAHFFLGTVLKNAGRYDDALAHLRKAAAQYPRDRVVRNQVARVLFLKRRYEEAIAELEHVLTIDPEDLQAHYNLMLCYRGVGDRERAAREQKLYERFKADEASQAITGPYRQLHPDDNNERQPIHEHRSVDVSPRDSARYRTESVGRDASPRRPGGAFGERALPPSAGRGSR, encoded by the coding sequence ATGCCGGCTCATTGGTTGGTGGCCGGCTTCCTGCTCCTGCTCGCCAACAGCGCCTATCTCGCCGCGTACGCTGAGGCGACGGCTTTCTACTTCGTCAACGTGGTCCTGCATCCGGTCGGCGGCATGGCGCTCGCCATTGCTACGGCCTGGGCGGTAACACGCCGGCGCATCAGGGTCCCGGCGCTGCTCGCGGTCGGCCTCATGTTGCTGGCCGCCGGCTTGGTCCTGGGCTTGCTCGTTGCCTGGCTTGGCGCGACGCGTCCTTACTACTGGCTGCTGTACAACCACATCCTGCTGAGTGTCTCCGGCAGCGTGGTCGTGCTCGTTCACCTCACCCTGGCCGCGCGCTTGCTGGTGGCACCGGAGCGACGCTGGTTGCTTGGCGCGATTGGCGTAGTCCTCCTGTTTGGCGTGGCGGCGTCCGCGCGGCTCGCCCGCCATGACGCGACCCGCCGAACCATCCATCGAATTGCGAACCCAAAGACCGTGCCGGCGAGCATGACCGACGAGGGCGCCGGCCCTACCAGCCCCTTCTGGCCGTCATCGGCCAACACCAACGTCGATGGCATCATCCCTGCGAACTTCTTCCTCACAAGTCAGGAGTGTGGCCGCTGTCACGAAGACGTTTACGAACAGTGGTCCTCGTCTGCGCACCACTTCTCATCGTTCAACAACCAGTGGTACCGCAAGTCGATTGAGTACATGCAGGATGTCATTGGGACGAAGCCATCGCGGTGGTGTGCCGGTTGCCATGACCACGCGATGTTCTTCAATGGTCGCTTCGATCGGCCGGCCGTCGAGCAGATCGATACGCCTGAAGCGCAGGCGGGACTCGGTTGCACGTCGTGCCATGCCATGACGCACGTCAAGAGCTCGATGGGGCAGGGCGACTTCATCGTCGAGTATCCACCCCTGCACGACTTGGCCACGAGCGACAATGCCTTTCTGCGCTGGACGCACGACAAGCTGCTGGAGCTCGACCCGCAGCCGCACCGCGAGACGTTCCTCAAGCCATTCCACACCGAGCAGACGCCGGAGTTCTGCTCTACGTGCCACAAGGTCCATCTCGACCTGCCGGTGAACAACTACCGCTGGTTCCGCGGTTTCAACGACTACGACAACTGGCAAGCGTCCGGCGTGTCCGGACAAGGCGCTCGCTCGTTCTACTATCCGCCAGAGCCGCAGACGTGCAGGGACTGCCACATGCCGCTCGTCGACTCGGACGATCCGGCGGCGACGGACGGCAAGGTCCGCTCTCACCGCTTTCCTGGGGCGAACACCGCGCTGCCGTACGTCAATCGTGACGATGAGCAGTTGAAGGTGGTGCAGGACTTCCTGCGAAACGGACAGATCACGGTGGACATCTTTGGCTTCGCCCGCACAGACGAAACAGCGGACGCGGCTCCCGTGAGTGCACCACGCGAGGAACCGGAGATTGCGAGCACGTTTGCTGTCGGTGAGGAGTCAGCCAACTTCGGCGCGAGCCAGGCGTTCATTGCGCCGCCGGTCGAAGTGGTTGGTCCGCTTGGCCACGTCGATGCAAGCGTCAAACGCGGCGAGTCGGTCCGCCTGGAGGTCGTCGTCCGCACTCGCGGTGTCGGGCACTTCTTTCCAGGCGGGACCGTTGATGCGTTCGACGTGTGGGTCGAGCTCGAAGCACGAGATGAGACCGGACGCAAGATTTTCCACAGTGGGCAGATAGAAGACGGAGGCAAGGGTCCGGTGGAGCCTGGCGCGCACTTCTATCGGAGCCTGCTGCTCGATGGCCAGGGCAATCCCATCAACAAGCGCAACGCCTGGATGGCCCGCTCTGTCGCCTACGTGCGCCTCATTCCACCGGGTGCCGCCGACACGCTCCACTATCGGTTGCGGATTCCGCCGGATGCCGGGGAGCGCATCTTCATCACCGCCAAGGTGAACTACCGCAAGTTCATGTGGTGGAACACCCAGTGGGCGTTTGCCGGCATACGTGATCCTACGCATCGTGATTACGCGCTCGCGCCCAGCCACGATTCCGGCCGGTGGGTGTTCAGCGGCGATACCTCGGACGTGTCCGGGAAGATCAAGGAGATTCCAGACCTTCCGGTAACCGTGATGGCCGAGCAGCAGGCGGAGCTTCGCGTGCTGCCGGCAAGCGTGCCGTTACCCGACCAGTCGCCGTACCTCCACGCCTCGGTGCGCGAGCGCTGGAACGACTACGGGATCGGCTTGCTGTTGCAAGGCGACCTCAAGGGCGCCGAGGCGGCGTTCCTCAAGGTGACCGAGACGGATCCCGGCTACGCGGACGGCTGGGTGAACGTCGCGCGGGCACGCATCCAAGAGGGCAATCTCGAAGGGGCCGGGGCGATGCTGCGGAAAGCACTCACGGTGGATGAGAATCTCGCCGCGGCACATTTCTTTCTTGGCACGGTGCTCAAAAACGCCGGGCGCTATGACGACGCGCTCGCTCATCTGCGCAAGGCTGCCGCACAGTACCCGCGGGACCGGGTAGTCCGCAACCAGGTTGCACGCGTCCTCTTCTTGAAGCGCCGCTACGAGGAGGCGATAGCGGAGCTCGAGCATGTCCTCACGATTGACCCGGAGGACCTGCAGGCGCATTACAATCTCATGCTCTGCTACCGTGGCGTCGGAGACCGTGAACGGGCGGCTCGCGAGCAGAAGCTCTACGAGCGCTTCAAGGCAGACGAGGCCTCGCAGGCGATCACCGGTCCGTATCGTCAGCTCCACCCGGACGACAACAACGAGCGGCAGCCCATCCACGAGCACCGGTCGGTGGATGTCAGCCCTCGCGATTCCGCGCGATATCGGACAGAATCAGTAGGTAGGGACGCCTCGCCGAGGCGTCCTGGCGGCGCGTTCGGCGAACGCGCCCTACCACCGTCTGCCGGCCGTGGATCACGATGA
- a CDS encoding DUF4281 domain-containing protein: protein MTELEQLFGACNIVAMVGWLLLVVVPHYRTPRLVAAVVIPLLLATVYLVLIATSFFGAEGGFGSLQDVARLFEQPVLLLAGWVHYLAFDLFIGAWETRDARRAGVPHLMVVPCLILTFMLGPIGLLAYLALRAWRAHDLDLVSS from the coding sequence ATGACCGAGCTAGAGCAGCTCTTCGGCGCCTGTAACATCGTAGCGATGGTCGGCTGGCTGCTGCTGGTGGTCGTCCCGCACTATCGGACACCCCGGCTCGTGGCGGCGGTTGTCATCCCGTTGCTGCTGGCCACGGTGTACCTCGTGCTGATCGCCACGAGCTTCTTCGGTGCAGAGGGTGGCTTCGGATCGCTTCAAGATGTGGCGCGCCTGTTCGAGCAACCGGTGTTGCTGCTGGCAGGGTGGGTCCACTACTTGGCCTTCGACCTCTTCATCGGCGCCTGGGAGACACGGGATGCGCGGCGCGCCGGCGTGCCGCACCTCATGGTGGTGCCATGTCTGATTCTGACGTTCATGCTCGGTCCAATCGGCCTGCTGGCCTACCTGGCCCTCCGGGCCTGGCGGGCGCACGACCTGGACCTCGTGAGCTCTTGA
- a CDS encoding CRTAC1 family protein — protein MTNLRAVFVAQAFRPAGLVLVLAILLLASARATDSSTSVFTDVTKEAGIRFRHTNGAFGKKYLPETMGSGVVVLDANGDGHQDLFFVNSRAWPGHGKEQSRSAFYRNNGDATFMDATRDAGLVFDAYAMGGAAADYDNDGDVDLYVTALGPNRLFRNDGEGRFEDVTKRAGVGDTSFSMGAMWFDFDKDGRLDLYVANYVQWSIEKDLFCTLDGKTKSYCTPESYAGQTPRLYRNKGDGTFDDVTERAGLHDPTSKALGVAVIDYDDDGWPDLFVANDTQPNRLYRNNGDATFTDEGVAAGVAFDETGVARAGMGVDAADYDGSGRQSLIIGNFANEMMALYHNEGNGLFIDEAPPSALGRQTLLTLTFGCFFFDYDLDGWLDILAVNGHVADDINRVQPNVTYAQRPQLFRSQGGKRFVDVSAAVGQAFQQPIVGRGAAYLDYDNDGDLDLVVTANNGPARLLRNDGASEQHALRVATIGSVSNRSGLGAKVVATVAKGQKRWALVKSGSSYLSQSDLAVTFGLGRAPRVSALDVRWPSGRVDRVGAVDAGQTVIVREGKGIVRRVPFIGATDSSNTK, from the coding sequence ATGACAAACTTGCGCGCAGTCTTTGTAGCGCAGGCCTTTAGGCCTGCCGGGCTCGTGTTGGTTCTGGCGATCCTTCTGCTTGCTTCGGCGCGTGCGACCGACTCCTCCACGTCCGTCTTCACGGATGTGACCAAAGAGGCCGGCATTCGCTTTCGTCACACCAACGGCGCGTTCGGCAAGAAGTACCTCCCAGAGACCATGGGCTCCGGCGTGGTTGTCCTCGATGCGAACGGAGACGGCCACCAGGACCTCTTCTTCGTCAACTCGAGGGCCTGGCCTGGCCACGGCAAAGAGCAGAGCCGGTCGGCCTTCTATCGCAACAACGGTGACGCGACCTTTATGGACGCGACGCGTGACGCGGGCCTCGTCTTCGACGCGTACGCCATGGGTGGCGCGGCGGCCGACTATGACAATGACGGTGACGTGGATCTCTACGTCACGGCGCTTGGCCCGAACCGGCTGTTTCGAAACGACGGCGAGGGACGGTTCGAGGACGTCACGAAGCGCGCCGGCGTCGGCGATACCAGCTTCTCGATGGGGGCGATGTGGTTCGATTTCGATAAAGATGGCCGGTTGGATCTGTACGTGGCCAACTACGTGCAGTGGTCGATCGAAAAGGACCTTTTCTGCACGCTCGACGGTAAGACCAAGTCGTACTGCACGCCGGAGTCGTACGCAGGGCAGACGCCAAGGCTGTATCGCAACAAGGGTGATGGCACCTTCGACGATGTGACCGAGCGGGCGGGGCTCCACGATCCAACGTCCAAGGCGCTGGGTGTGGCGGTGATCGACTACGACGATGATGGCTGGCCGGATCTCTTCGTCGCCAACGACACGCAGCCGAACCGCCTATATCGCAACAACGGCGACGCCACGTTCACCGATGAAGGGGTCGCGGCAGGCGTCGCGTTCGACGAGACCGGCGTTGCGCGGGCAGGAATGGGCGTCGATGCGGCCGACTACGACGGCAGTGGCCGCCAGAGCCTCATCATCGGCAACTTCGCCAACGAGATGATGGCCTTGTATCACAACGAGGGCAATGGGCTCTTCATTGACGAGGCACCACCCTCGGCCCTTGGCCGACAAACGCTGCTCACGCTCACCTTTGGCTGCTTCTTCTTCGACTATGATCTCGACGGCTGGCTCGATATCCTCGCCGTCAACGGCCATGTCGCAGACGACATCAACCGTGTGCAGCCCAACGTGACCTACGCACAACGGCCGCAGCTATTCCGGAGCCAGGGCGGCAAGCGCTTCGTGGATGTGTCGGCCGCAGTGGGCCAAGCGTTCCAGCAGCCCATTGTCGGGCGGGGCGCTGCCTATCTCGATTACGATAACGATGGTGACCTGGACCTCGTCGTCACGGCCAACAACGGGCCGGCGCGACTCCTGCGGAATGACGGGGCAAGCGAGCAGCACGCGTTGCGCGTCGCCACGATCGGCAGCGTGTCGAACCGAAGCGGCCTTGGCGCCAAGGTCGTGGCGACTGTGGCGAAGGGGCAGAAGCGCTGGGCGCTGGTGAAGTCGGGCTCGAGCTATCTCTCCCAGAGCGACCTGGCCGTGACGTTTGGTCTTGGCCGTGCGCCGCGCGTGAGCGCGCTCGACGTCCGATGGCCGAGCGGGCGAGTCGATCGCGTTGGCGCAGTCGATGCCGGCCAGACGGTCATCGTGCGCGAAGGTAAAGGTATCGTGCGGCGAGTCCCGTTCATAGGCGCGACGGATTCGTCGAACACGAAGTAG